From the Deltaproteobacteria bacterium genome, the window TGCACCAGGCGGCCATGAAAACGACCATGCTGCGGGACGGTTTGCGCGTGAGCATGCGGTCGAGTTCCTCGGCCGTGATGGGTTTGATGGTACCTCCGTATACGCGAGGCAGGCATGGGTTCAGCAGGACAATCAGACAGATAGCCCAGACTGCCAGGGCGGTTCGGTACCGTGTGTTGATTCGCATGGTAGACAGTTCCCGGTTTTTTATTCCTGAATTTGTTTCCAAAAGACATCTTAATCTTCACATGGGAAAACATTTTTTTCAAGCCTTCGGAATGTTTTTCGGACAACCACCTTAAGCCCAGGTTGGTCCCGCAAGGCTGGGATTACGTTACCATGCAATATTTGTAGGATTTTTTACCTTGACAGCGATCCGCCATTTTCATAGGAATTAGGGTCGCAATACGGTCAGCCCGTTGTGTCGTTCGGCAGTGCAGAATGGGGCCCGGCTAACAGCTATCGAAGCTCCATGCGGAGCTTCCAAACGTAAAACCTGCATCAGGAGGTGCCAATGGACAAGGAGCAAAAGGCGTTTTATGAGAGGTTGGAAAGCAAAGGGGTCTCGCGCAGGGATTTCATGAAGTACTGTACGTTTCTGACCGCAACCATGGGGCTGTCCTCATCGTTTGTTCCGAAGGTGGCGGATGTTTTCGCGGCACCGGCGCAGCGGCCGCCGGTTGTGTGGCTCCATTTCGCGGAATGCACAGGATGTTCTGAAGCCATCTTGCGCTCGATGTATCCGTTCGTGGATGAACTGGTTCTCGAGATTCTTTCCGTAGAATACCATGAAACCATTATGGCCGCCGCAGGACACCAGGCGGAAGAGAACCTGCATGCCGCGGTAAGCAAGTACGAAGGCAAGTTCATTTGCGTCTGCGAAGGCGCTGTGGGCACCAAGTTCGGCGGCGGCTACGGCAAGGTCGGCGGGCGGACGTTCCTCGAGATCGCCAAGAGCGTCGTACCCAAAGCCGCGGCGACCATCTCCCTCGGGACCTGCGCCGCATACGGCGGCGTGCAGGCCGCCAAACCCAATCCGGGCGGATACAAAGGCGTCGGCGATGCCCTGGGCGTAAAGACGCTGAACATCCCCGGATGTCCTCCCAACCCGATCAATTTCGTGGGAACCGTTGTCAATTATCTGCTCCTCGGTAAACTCCCCGCCCTGGACAACCTGGGCCGGCCTCTGTTTGCCTACGGCACCACCATTCACGACAAGTGCCCCCGACGGTCGCATTTTGAAAACGACGAGTTCGTTGAAGAATTCGGCTCCGAAGAGGCCGCCATGGGCTACTGCCTCTACATGATGGGCTGCCGCGGCCCGGAGACCTACAACAACTGCCCCATCGTCAAATTCAACGACGGCACCAGCTGGCCGGTGGAAGCGGGACACCCCTGCATCGGCTGCAGCGAACCCGATTTCTGGGACAACATGAGCCCGTTCTACGAAGAGATGTAGGTGTCGATAAAATCAGATAATTATCCTTTTTATAGGGAGGAGACATATGGGAAAAAGAATTACGATCGATCCGATTACACGCATTGAAGGCCACCTCCGCATCGAGGTCGAGGTCGAAAACGGCAAGGTGAAAAATGCCTGGAGCTCAGGCCAGATGTTCCGGGGCATCGAACTCATCCTTCAGGGGAGGGATCCCCGCGACGCCCACCACTTCGTGCAACGATCCTGCGGCGTCTGAACGTACACCCATGCTCTGTCCTCGGTGAGGGCAGTCGAAAACGCGGTAGGCGTCAAGATACCCAAGAATGCACGGCTGATCAGAAACCTCCTGCACGGCGCGCAATTCCAGCACGACCATATCGTTCATTTTTATCACCTGCACGCGCTGGACTGGGTGGATATCGTCAGTGCCCTCAAGGCAGACCCCAAGAAAACGGCGACCCTGTCCGACAACGTCAGCAATGCGCCCTGGGGCGGCGCCAACTATTTTAAAAATGTCCAGGCACGCATCCAGACCTTCGTGGACAGCGGCCAGCTGGGTCCCTTTACCAATGCCTACTGGGGCCATCCGGCCTACGTGCTGCCGCCGGAAGCCAACCTGATGGCTGCCGCCCACTACATCGAAGCGCTGAGGCTTCAGGCGAAAGCGGCGCGGATGCACGCTATTTTCGGCGCCAAGAACCCGCATCTTCAGGCGCTTGTCGTCGGCGGCATCACTTCCGTGAAAGATTTAACCCCGGACCGCATAGCGGAATTCCTCTAC encodes:
- a CDS encoding hydrogenase small subunit is translated as MDKEQKAFYERLESKGVSRRDFMKYCTFLTATMGLSSSFVPKVADVFAAPAQRPPVVWLHFAECTGCSEAILRSMYPFVDELVLEILSVEYHETIMAAAGHQAEENLHAAVSKYEGKFICVCEGAVGTKFGGGYGKVGGRTFLEIAKSVVPKAAATISLGTCAAYGGVQAAKPNPGGYKGVGDALGVKTLNIPGCPPNPINFVGTVVNYLLLGKLPALDNLGRPLFAYGTTIHDKCPRRSHFENDEFVEEFGSEEAAMGYCLYMMGCRGPETYNNCPIVKFNDGTSWPVEAGHPCIGCSEPDFWDNMSPFYEEM